The Rhodopseudomonas palustris genome window below encodes:
- the urtB gene encoding urea ABC transporter permease subunit UrtB, with product MLSRLLFAAVALVVLHVAPQPALAGPYEDAVAQFAAGSFSDTEEAIGRLVASGNPRAATIIVALQDGRLFADPDAKTVFIKAEDGAISNAVTGEAVAALPDKAEAVRLNNKLRRAVSGAMAGLTLMSPDLGKRIQAAQSVFKTHDETMLATVETALKAEKNAAARQAFAEARASILLFKTDASDVDKLDAIATLKARGDQEAMALLTGVPGEQSAAVASGIASAKAAIERNLALWSMVQNAWYGLSLGSVLLLAAIGLAITFGVMGVINMAHGEMVMLGAYTTFVVQETIRTSYPALFDYSLLIAVPLAFLVAGAIGVLIERSVIRFLYGRPLETLLATWGLSLILQQAVRTIFGPTNREVGNPSWMSGAFELGQITITYNRLWILCFTLAVFVILLAMLRYTALGLEMRAVTQNRRMAASMGIATSRVDALTFGLGSGIAGIAGVALSQIDNVSPNLGQSYIIDSFMVVVFGGVGNLWGTLVGAFTLGIANKFLEPVAGAVLAKIAILVLIILFIQKRPRGLFALKGRAVEA from the coding sequence TTGCTGTCGCGCCTGTTATTCGCCGCCGTCGCGCTCGTTGTTCTTCATGTCGCGCCCCAGCCGGCGCTGGCCGGTCCCTACGAGGATGCCGTCGCGCAGTTTGCCGCGGGCTCGTTCTCCGACACCGAGGAAGCGATCGGCAGACTGGTCGCCAGCGGCAATCCGCGCGCCGCCACCATCATCGTCGCGTTGCAGGACGGCCGGCTGTTCGCCGATCCCGACGCCAAGACCGTCTTCATCAAGGCCGAGGACGGCGCGATCAGCAATGCGGTGACCGGCGAGGCCGTCGCCGCGCTGCCGGACAAGGCCGAGGCGGTCCGCCTCAACAACAAGCTTCGCCGCGCCGTTTCCGGCGCGATGGCCGGGCTGACGTTGATGTCGCCGGACCTCGGCAAGCGCATTCAGGCGGCGCAGTCGGTGTTCAAGACCCATGACGAGACCATGCTGGCGACGGTCGAGACGGCGCTGAAGGCGGAGAAGAACGCCGCCGCCCGGCAGGCCTTCGCCGAGGCCCGCGCGTCGATCCTGCTGTTCAAGACCGATGCCTCCGACGTCGACAAGCTCGACGCCATCGCCACCCTCAAGGCGCGCGGCGATCAGGAGGCGATGGCGCTCCTGACCGGCGTGCCGGGCGAGCAGAGTGCCGCGGTGGCGAGCGGCATCGCATCCGCCAAGGCCGCGATCGAGCGCAATCTGGCGCTGTGGTCGATGGTGCAGAACGCCTGGTACGGGCTGTCGCTCGGCTCGGTGCTGCTGCTGGCGGCGATCGGCCTCGCCATCACCTTCGGGGTGATGGGCGTCATCAACATGGCGCATGGCGAGATGGTGATGCTCGGCGCCTACACCACCTTCGTGGTGCAGGAGACCATCCGCACCTCCTATCCGGCGCTGTTCGACTATTCGCTGCTGATCGCGGTGCCGCTGGCCTTCCTGGTTGCGGGGGCGATCGGCGTGCTGATCGAGCGCAGCGTGATCCGCTTCCTTTACGGCCGGCCGCTGGAGACGCTGCTCGCGACCTGGGGCCTGTCGCTGATCCTGCAGCAGGCGGTGCGCACCATCTTCGGCCCGACCAACCGCGAGGTCGGCAATCCGAGCTGGATGAGCGGCGCGTTCGAACTCGGCCAGATCACCATCACCTACAACCGGCTGTGGATCCTGTGCTTCACGCTCGCCGTGTTCGTGATCCTGCTGGCGATGCTGCGCTACACCGCGCTCGGCCTGGAGATGCGCGCGGTGACGCAGAACCGCCGGATGGCGGCGTCGATGGGCATCGCCACCTCGCGGGTCGACGCGCTGACCTTCGGCCTCGGCTCCGGCATCGCCGGCATCGCCGGCGTGGCGCTGTCGCAGATCGACAATGTGTCGCCCAATCTCGGCCAGAGCTACATCATCGACTCTTTCATGGTCGTGGTGTTCGGCGGCGTCGGCAATCTGTGGGGCACGCTGGTCGGCGCCTTCACGCTCGGCATCGCCAACAAATTCCTCGAGCCGGTCGCCGGCGCGGTGCTGGCCAAGATCGCGATCCTGGTGCTGATCATCCTGTTCATCCAGAAACGCCCCCGCGGCCTGTTCGCGCTGAAGGGCAGGGCGGTGGAGGCATGA